Proteins encoded in a region of the Zea mays cultivar B73 chromosome 4, Zm-B73-REFERENCE-NAM-5.0, whole genome shotgun sequence genome:
- the LOC100284032 gene encoding uncharacterized protein LOC100284032, with amino-acid sequence MADELHDNLMDLILVRVPCKVDRASISLVCKAWRDKVARLGGQAPPPLPWLLLPSRFRNDPTFRAACVLSGCSVHPQHNLLTTIPPGARFVGSYDGAWNFLYFDETRTHRLFNVRTRQVRMLPEAIFVYHDEHQTQSICNVVILAATLSSSPDDSMCVGAAIIARAQAPHEVLQPFNRWIAFWRMGWEMVAEVDVMDMGVNLYVTEDVVYHGRAFYFLLIHDGRYQILVCTPNANPEDPGDLTINFNGRRFLPLALEERISPLHRVIARYLVVSRGELLMVVRIKAVADQQTCEFKVFRAKRRPQMPDYHYPVAQYPWEWSDLDTLDGRILFVGYGCSRSYQADAYPGFKPGIYFLDDGMFYEVPYFGGANTRPYPCTDNGMWSEGRIQRCFPTPNSSDYSPPVWLLP; translated from the coding sequence ATGGCGGACGAGCTCCACGACAACCTCATGGATTTGATACTCGTCCGCGTCCCGTGCAAGGTCGACCGCGCCAGCATCTCCCTCGTCTGCAAGGCGTGGAGAGACAAGGTCGCCCGCCTCGGGGGCCAGGCCCCGCCCCCGCTCCCGTGGCTTCTCCTCCCCTCGCGCTTCCGCAACGACCCCACCTTCCGCGCCGCTTGCGTTCTCAGCGGCTGCTCCGTCCACCCCCAGCACAACCTCCTCACCACCATCCCGCCCGGGGCGCGCTTCGTGGGCTCCTACGACGGCGCCTGGAACTTCCTCTACTTCGATGAGACGCGCACGCACAGGCTCTTCAACGTCCGCACACGCCAAGTCCGCATGCTCCCGGAAGCGATCTTTGTTTATCACGACGAACACCAGACTCAGAGTATCTGCAATGTGGTCATCCTCGCCGCCACGCTCTCGTCATCGCCGGACGACTCGATGTGCGTCGGCGCTGCCATCATCGCGCGGGCTCAAGCCCCACACGAGGTGTTGCAGCCCTTCAATCGCTGGATTGCGTTCTGGCGAATGGGCTGGGAAATGGTTGCGGAAGTGGACGTGATGGATATGGGTGTGAACCTGTACGTTACGGAGGACGTTGTTTACCACGGCAGAGCCTTCTATTTTCTGCTCATCCATGACGGAAGATACCAAATCCTCGTGTGTACGCCAAACGCGAATCCTGAAGATCCTGGGGACTTGACAATAAATTTTAATGGTCGCCGCTTCTTGCCGCTGGCGCTTGAAGAGCGCATCTCGCCGCTTCATAGAGTTATCGCTCGATACCTCGTCGTGTCCCGTGGCGAACTGCTCATGGTCGTCAGGATCAAGGCTGTTGCTGATCAGCAGACGTGCGAGTTCAAGGTGTTCCGGGCGAAAAGACGGCCGCAGATGCCTGACTACCACTACCCCGTGGCTCAGTACCCCTGGGAATGGAGCGACCTGGACACGCTGGATGGCCGGATTCTGTTCGTCGGGTATGGCTGCTCCAGGTCCTACCAAGCGGATGCGTACCCAGGCTTCAAGCCCGGCATCTACTTCTTGGATGATGGCATGTTCTACGAGGTACCCTACTTCGGCGGCGCCAACACCAGGCCGTACCCCTGCACGGACAATGGGATGTGGTCCGAAGGCCGTATCCAGAGGTGCTTCCCAACTCCAAACTCATCTGACTACTCTCCTCCTGTTTGGCTTCTTCCTTGA